One genomic segment of Penaeus chinensis breed Huanghai No. 1 chromosome 24, ASM1920278v2, whole genome shotgun sequence includes these proteins:
- the LOC125037862 gene encoding transmembrane protein 151B-like yields MSPTPVEEDTSEEQQPTRQTVCETLRHAANWKCFILTLLIVFCLAAITWCRLTQVTKTIVNFSTFPITRKRHLSPCEDGYLYIPVAFLAMLYLVYLVECFHCPTRTQITHTTPAAHVLAMIEAMRTAQPVIWWKAMCYHYVRRSRHVTRYRNGDAYTSTQSEYALCDS; encoded by the exons ATGAGTCCGACGCCCGTGGAGGAGGACACATCGGAGGAG CAACAGCCAACGCGCCAGACGGTCTGTGAGACTCTTCGCCACGCAGCTAATTGGAAGTGCTTCATACTTACTTTGCTCATCGTGTTCTGTCTCGCCGCCATCACCTGGTGCAGGCTGACTCAG GTGACCAAAACGATCGTGAACTTCTCAACGTTCCCCATAACGAGGAAGCGACACCTCAGCCCATGTGAGGACGGCTACTTGTACATACCTGTGGCCTTTTTGGCGATGCTCTACCTCGTCTACCTGGTCGAGTGCTTCCACTGCCCCACTAGAACACAG ATAACCCACACCACGCCCGCCGCCCACGTTTTAGCAATGATTGAGGCCATGAGGACTGCCCAGCCCGTTATATGGTGGAAGGCCATGTGTTACCACTACGTACGAAGATCCAGACACGTAACTCGGTACCGTAATGGGGACGCTTATACGAGTACACAG TCTGAATATGCATTGTGTGATAGCTAA